In Hyperolius riggenbachi isolate aHypRig1 chromosome 10, aHypRig1.pri, whole genome shotgun sequence, a genomic segment contains:
- the LOC137534447 gene encoding uncharacterized protein: MRRMICPAQRLLLTLRYLATGNSFTSLHYHFLLGISTIQGIVHETCKAIWNVLQPLFMPQPTMQMWREAAEGFRQNAQFPNCIGALDGKHLQIQVPPNSGSLYYNYKKFFSVVLMAIADTTYKFLAIDVGAYGSTADANVFRLSPMGRRLYSQQFDIPEPRPLVEGGEALPHVLVGDEAFGLHVNLLKPFPKRDLNDRKRLFNFRLTMARRYVECTFGILANKWRVLRSCMQLKPDNVDFVIKATCVLHNYLRTKDPRAEDLLEVDTLPDLAGHAVRGNVEAANVRDKFAAFFMSQDGQFVTH; this comes from the exons ATGCGAAGAATGATATGTCCTGCACAACGTCTTCTACTGACCCTCAG ATATCTTGCCACAGGGAATTCGTTTACTTCCTTGCACTATCATTTTTTACTAGGCATTTCTACCATTCAAGGCATCGTACATGAGACGTGCAAGGCAATATGGAATGTTCTGCAGCCATTATTTATGCCTCAACCTACAATGCAGATGTGGAGAGAAGCAGCGGAAGGTTTCCGGCAGAATGCTCAATTTCCTAATTGCATTGGCGCCTTGGATGGAAAACATCTACAAATTCAGGTGCCACCCAACAGTGGCTCCTTGTATTATAATTATAAGAAATTCTTTTCAGTTGTTTTAATGGCCATTGCCGATACTACTTATAAGTTTTTGGCCATCGACGTAGGTGCTTATGGGAGCACAGCAGATGCAAATGTGTTTCGGTTGTCACCAATGGGCCGAAGGTTATATAGCCAACAGTTTGACATTCCCGAGCCAAGGCCCCTTGTTGAAGGAGGAGAAGCACTACCACATGTGCTAGTGGGTGATGAGGCTTTTGGCCTACATGTCAACTTATTAAAACCGTTTCCCAAACGCGATTTAAATGACAGAAAAAGGCTTTTCAACTTTAGGCTCACAATGGCTCGCAGATATGTGGAGTGTACATTTGGCATTTTAGCTAACAAATGGCGTGTACTCAGATCTTGTATGCAGCTGAAGCCTGACAATGTTGACTTTGTCATCAAAGCAACATGTGTGTTGCATAATTACCTGCGCACCAAGGATCCTCGTGCAGAAGACCTGTTGGAGGTGGACACTCTTCCGGATCTTGCTGGTCATGCAGTCCGTGGCAATGTCGAGGCAGCTAATGTGCGTGACAAGTTCGCGGCTTTTTTTATGTCACAAGATGGTCAGTTTGTCACCCATTAG